Proteins found in one Primulina eburnea isolate SZY01 chromosome 16, ASM2296580v1, whole genome shotgun sequence genomic segment:
- the LOC140816296 gene encoding protein BRASSINAZOLE-RESISTANT 2-like produces MMWEAGGSSASSSAAGGAGGSGGGCGDGGGGGDGAGRRKPSWRERENNRRRERRRRAMAAKIYSGLRAQGNYNLPKHCDNNEVLKALCAEAGWVVEPDGTTYRKGGKPCPMEIGGTSTNITPCSSRNPSPPSSYFASPIPSYQPSPSSSSFPSPSRHDGNAPPHPFAFLLNSLPTALPSLRISNSAPVTPPLSSPTRIPKQTFTLETLAKESMSAFNIPFFAASAPASPTRAQRFTPTTIPECDEFSDTSTIDSLKWMNFQAYANAVNVVPTSPTFNLVNPAVQQVPSKNAASDKGKGIDFGLENMAVKPWEGEMIHEVGMDDLELTLGSGNTRN; encoded by the exons ATGATGTGGGAGGCCGGAGGATCGTCGGCATCGTCGTCGGCAGCTGGAGGAGCCGGTGGAAGTGGCGGAGGCTGCGGGGATGGCGGTGGTGGGGGTGATGGAGCAGGGAGGAGGAAGCCATCTTGGAGAGAAAGAGAGAATAATAGGAGACGAGAGAGGCGGAGGAGAGCAATGGCGGCCAAGATTTATTCGGGGTTAAGGGCACAGGGGAATTATAATCTGCCTAAGCACTGTGACAATAATGAAGTGCTCAAAGCTCTTTGTGCTGAAGCTGGTTGGGTCGTTGAGCCTGATGGCACAACTTATCGCAAG GGAGGCAAGCCATGTCCAATGGAAATCGGAGGGACCTCAACTAATATTACCCCGTGTTCTTCAAGAAATCCAAGCCCTCCATCTTCGTATTTTGCTAGTCCAATTCCTTCGTATCAACCGAGCCCATCTTCCTCCTCATTCCCCAGCCCATCTCGCCATGATGGCAATGCTCCTCCTCACCCATTCGCCTTCCTCCTTAATTCACTCCCTACTGCTCTTCCATCTCTCCGAATATCAAACAGTGCTCCCGTCACCCCACCTCTTTCCTCTCCTACAAGAATCCCAAAACAAACTTTCACTTTGGAAACTCTTGCTAAAGAATCCATGTCTGCGTTTAATATCCCTTTCTTTGCTGCATCTGCCCCAGCCAGTCCAACTCGTGCTCAGCGTTTTACGCCAACTACCATACCTGAGTGTGACGAGTTCTCGGACACCTCAACTATAGATTCCTTGAAATGGATGAACTTTCAAGCATATGCCAATGCAGTTAATGTCGTTCCAACTTCACCAACTTTTAACCTTGTGAACCCTGCTGTTCAGCAAGTTCCTTCCAAGAATGCAGCATCAGACAAGGGAAAGGGCATAGATTTTGGCTTGGAGAATATGGCAGTGAAGCCATGGGAAGGGGAGATGATTCATGAGGTTGGAATGGATGATCTTGAGCTCACACTAGGTAGTGGGAATACTCGAAATTAA